Proteins from a genomic interval of Zingiber officinale cultivar Zhangliang chromosome 1B, Zo_v1.1, whole genome shotgun sequence:
- the LOC121989289 gene encoding RING-H2 finger protein ATL38-like, protein MTATTQQPRRSVDFAGGRRNGAPIVFLLVLLLRLVPLCTALSALPPLSPAGQAVPHVSFTYTVVMIAVSALLLLCMLTFSFRSCIDEAERLADDLDVNSLPSWRPAGLSPEVLAAFPTMTYSEAKTFGTGAGALECAVCLSEFQEEEMLRLLPGCCHVFHPDCIDPWLVDHVTCPICRTNVAAAAAEEGLIAEHPDPPFSSATSSAVSALEDHEIFVDSDPTLEDSPPELPDLVRNRSERTEARNESMSLTTPFYSLSSENLSAQSDALESIDRYTLRLPEHVRRQIFAARSFGRSVSCAVFQTTGGSSMDGSSRQGGIRRWVWSMRQGLSEQWSPSFLLRLSMAFSPWKARDGAESSGTRGRRGERRRAGSRS, encoded by the coding sequence ATGACGGCAACGACGCAGCAACCGCGCCGTTCAGTAGATTTCGCCGGAGGCAGAAGAAACGGCGCTCCCATTGTCTTCCTTCTCGTGCTATTGCTTCGTCTCGTTCCACTATGCACCGCCCTCAGCGCCCTGCCGCCGCTTTCCCCGGCGGGCCAAGCCGTACCACACGTATCCTTCACGTACACTGTGGTCATGATCGCCGTCTCCGCCCTGTTACTCCTATGCATGCTTACCTTCTCCTTCCGTTCGTGCATCGACGAGGCGGAGCGCCTCGCCGACGATTTGGACGTGAACTCCCTGCCGAGTTGGAGGCCGGCTGGGCTGAGCCCCGAGGTTCTCGCGGCGTTCCCCACGATGACGTACTCGGAGGCGAAAACGTTCGGGACAGGAGCCGGAGCGCTCGAGTGCGCCGTGTGTCTCAGCGAGTTCCAAGAGGAGGAGATGCTCCGCCTCCTCCCAGGATGCTGCCACGTGTTCCACCCAGACTGCATCGACCCCTGGCTTGTGGACCACGTCACCTGTCCCATCTGCCGCACTAACGTCGCCGCTGCAGCAGCGGAGGAAGGCCTAATCGCAGAACATCCCGATCCGCCTTTCTCCTCCGCCACCTCGTCCGCAGTATCGGCGTTGGAGGATCATGAGATTTTCGTAGATTCTGACCCGACGCTGGAGGATTCGCCGCCTGAATTGCCCGATTTGGTTCGGAACAGGTCGGAGAGAACGGAGGCGCGCAACGAATCGATGTCATTGACGACCCCGTTCTACTCGCTCTCTTCGGAAAACTTATCGGCGCAGTCCGACGCGTTGGAGAGCATCGATCGCTACACGCTGAGGTTGCCGGAGCACGTACGTCGCCAGATCTTCGCCGCTCGGTCTTTCGGCCGATCCGTCAGTTGCGCCGTCTTTCAGACCACCGGAGGATCGTCCATGGACGGTAGCTCTCGGCAGGGAGGTATCCGCCGGTGGGTGTGGAGCATGAGGCAAGGTTTGTCGGAGCAGTGGTCACCTTCCTTCCTGCTGCGCCTGTCGATGGCGTTCTCACCATGGAAGGCGCGTGACGGCGCAGAATCATCGGGGACGAGAGGTAGGCGTGGGGAGCGGAGACGTGCAGGTTCGCGGTCGTGA
- the LOC121974776 gene encoding cryptochrome-1-like, whose product MHDSGGSCSSNQSISIVWFRRDLRVEDNPALAAGVRAGAVVAVYIWAPEEEGPFYPGRVSRWWLSQSLHHLDSSLRRLGTSLLTKRSLDTASTLLEVVQSTAASNLFFNHLYDPLSLVRDHQMKELLTSQGVTVHSFNADLLYEPWEVNDENGQPFTTFVPFWNRCLSMHYDPATPLLPPKRIIPGDTSRCPSDILIFEDESEKGSNALLARAWSPGWRNADKSLTAFVNGPLIEYSANRRKADSASTSLLSPHLHFGELSVRKVFQLVRMKQLVWANEGNKSGEESCDLFLKSLGLREYSRYLCFNHPYSHERPLLAHLRFFPWVIDEGYFKAWRQGRTGYPLVDAGMRELWATGWLHDRIRVVVASFFVKVLQLPWRWGMKYFWDTLLDADLESDALGWQYISGTLPDGRELDRIDNPQLEGYRCDPNGEYVRRWLPELARLPTQWIHHPWDAPEPVLQAAGVELGSNYPLPIVEMDAAKARLQDAVAEMWQLEAASRAALENGTEEGLGDSSELPQIDRSLEVDMEVEHEQLTNNISGRRHQDQMVPSLTSSLVRVEEEEASVASVRASDSRAEVPSPTDYELQSHREATGQAARHTDADAVAFRGADVTQQLSPVRLDHAEHSAAQSSGSLRESGVVPVWSPPPTSSCSGLFVNDDAGITNSGYLDRHLHSRRRMNWGQLPQTTTRSWEMDNTIG is encoded by the exons ATGCATGACAGTGGCGGCAGCTGTAGCAGCAACCAAAGTATTAGTATTGTATGGTTCAGGCGAGATTTGAGGGTGGAGGACAACCCAGCTTTGGCGGCAGGGGTGAGGGCAGGGGCTGTGGTGGCTGTCTACATCTGGGCGCCGGAGGAGGAGGGGCCTTTCTACCCCGGGAGAGTCTCCAGGTGGTGGCTCAGCCAGTCCCTCCACCACCTCGACTCCTCCCTCAGGCGGCTGGGCACTTCCCTCCTCACCAAGAGGTCTCTGGACACTGCCTCCACCCTCCTTGAGGTCGTCCAGTCCACTGCTGCTTCCAATCTCTTCTTCAACCACCTCTATG ATCCACTCTCGCTTGTTAGGGACCATCAGATGAAAGAACTTCTGACTTCTCAAGGCGTAACAGTTCATTCCTTCAATGCTGATTTGCTATATGAACCATGGGAAGTCAATGATGAAAATGGTCAgccattcaccacttttgtgccCTTCTGGAACAGATGCCTTAGCATGCACTACGATCCAGCTACACCTTTGTTGCCCCCCAAAAGAATTATACCAG GAGATACATCAAGATGCCCTTCAGACATCCTGATCTTCGAGGATGAGTCTGAGAAGGGTAGCAATGCTCTCCTTGCTCGAGCCTGGTCGCCAGGGTGGCGTAATGCCGATAAGTCTTTGACTGCCTTCGTCAACGGACCTTTGATCGAATACTCTGCAAACAGAAGGAAAGCAGATAGTGCCTCTACTTCATTGCTTTCGCCTCATTTGCATTTTGGAGAACTGAGCGTTCGCAAAGTTTTTCAGCTTGTTCGAATGAAGCAACTCGTATGGGCCAACGAAGGGAACAAATCAGGCGAAGAGAGCTGCGATTTGTTTCTCAAGTCTCTGGGTCTCCGTGAGTACTCTCGATACTTGTGCTTCAACCATCCCTACAGCCACGAGAGGCCTCTTTTGGCGCACCTCAGATTCTTTCCATGGGTGATCGACGAAGGTTACTTCAAAGCGTGGAGGCAAGGCAGGACTGGTTATCCTCTCGTAGACGCCGGAATGAGGGAGCTATGGGCCACTGGCTGGTTACACGATAGGATTCGTGTGGTGGTAGCGAGCTTCTTCGTGAAGGTCTTGCAGCTTCCTTGGAGATGGGGCATGAAGTACTTTTGGGACACCCTCTTAGATGCTGATCTCGAAAGCGATGCTCTGGGTTGGCAGTACATCTCCGGGACTCTTCCTGATGGTCGCGAGTTGGACAGAATTGATAATCCTCAG TTAGAAGGCTACAGATGCGATCCGAATGGAGAATATGTAAGGCGCTGGCTTCCCGAGCTCGCCAGGCTACCAACACAGTGGATACACCATCCCTGGGATGCTCCCGAACCAGTTCTCCAAGCTGCAGGAGTGGAACTTGGATCCAACTACCCTCTCCCCATTGTTGAAATGGATGCAGCCAAAGCCAGACTGCAAGACGCCGTCGCCGAGATGTGGCAACTAGAAGCCGCATCAAGAGCTGCGCTCGAGAATGGCACTGAGGAAGGCCTTGGGGACTCGTCGGAACTGCCTCAGATCGATCGTTCTCTCGAAGTGGATATGGAAGTCGAACACGAACAATTGACGAACAACATTTCGGGCAGGAGGCATCAGGATCAGATGGTGCCTAGCTTGACCTCTTCTCTAGTTCGAgtcgaggaggaagaagcttctgtTGCTTCAGTCCGCGCTTCCGACAGCAGAGCCGAAGTGCCATCGCCAACAGACTATGAGTTGCAATCTCATAGAGAAGCTACTGGTCAAGCTGCAAGGCACACAGATGCAGATGCAGTCGCATTCAGAGGAGCAGATGTAACTCAACAGTTGAGTCCAGTTCGGCTTGATCATGCTGAACATTCCGCAGCGCAGTCATCCGGGAGTTTGAGGGAAAGCGGCGTCGTCCCTGTTTGGTCTCCACCTCCGACTTCGAGCTGTTCAGGGCTGTTTGTTAACGATGACGCAGGAATCACCAACAGTGGCTATTTGGACAGGCATCTGCATTCTCGTCGACGGATGAACTGGGGGCAACTTCCGCAAACAAC GACAAGGAGTTGGGAGATGGATAACACGATCGGCTAG